In Streptomyces sp. NBC_00483, a single window of DNA contains:
- a CDS encoding GNAT family N-acetyltransferase: MHFDWGRIDSVMPVPYVPTLGPVRPQDPIPDLFEAVVEAAGTGRFLPYDKDRRWSETKAERLLVDDIEHTAHHTLIPTLLERGTGTVKVHVYGTGDSSLSAGADLAGRLAPVHGAGKARVVWFRGPDEPENRAHSGATRVQLKDFTGGPGAAPQVPVRDSKELIDEAGFDVFAEEMAADGFAFLYEQMRAGAVGPVLTVLHDGRVAGAIGPMETMTDATGALRLLPQYFGVLPQYRGTGYGRALWRAAMQWGHQQGAEYQLLQTEVGGASDRLCITEGLQSLGFVYQMPV, encoded by the coding sequence ATGCATTTCGACTGGGGCCGGATTGACTCCGTGATGCCTGTCCCGTATGTGCCGACACTGGGCCCCGTACGACCGCAGGACCCGATCCCCGACCTCTTCGAGGCCGTCGTCGAGGCCGCCGGGACCGGCCGGTTCCTCCCCTATGACAAGGACCGCCGCTGGTCCGAGACCAAGGCCGAACGCCTCCTGGTCGACGACATCGAGCACACCGCGCACCACACCCTGATCCCCACGCTCCTGGAGCGCGGCACAGGCACGGTGAAGGTTCACGTCTACGGGACCGGGGACAGCAGCCTGTCCGCCGGCGCCGACCTCGCGGGCAGGCTCGCCCCCGTCCACGGTGCGGGCAAGGCCCGCGTGGTCTGGTTCCGCGGCCCCGACGAGCCCGAGAACCGCGCCCACAGTGGCGCCACTCGGGTGCAGCTCAAGGACTTCACCGGTGGCCCCGGTGCGGCACCCCAAGTGCCTGTGCGGGACTCCAAGGAGTTGATCGACGAGGCCGGATTCGACGTGTTCGCCGAGGAAATGGCGGCGGACGGCTTCGCGTTCCTCTACGAGCAGATGCGGGCCGGCGCGGTCGGCCCGGTCCTCACCGTGCTGCACGACGGCCGCGTGGCCGGGGCCATCGGTCCGATGGAGACCATGACCGACGCGACGGGCGCGCTGCGGCTACTGCCGCAGTACTTCGGTGTCCTGCCGCAGTACCGCGGCACTGGCTACGGCCGGGCCTTGTGGCGGGCCGCGATGCAGTGGGGGCACCAACAGGGCGCCGAATACCAGCTGTTGCAGACCGAGGTGGGCGGCGCGTCCGACCGGCTGTGCATCACCGAGGGCCTGCAGTCCCTCGGCTTCGTCTACCAGATGCCCGTGTGA
- a CDS encoding acetoacetate decarboxylase family protein → MRAEDVVRAPTTPLDASAFPAGAYRFTDREYLNITYRTDPEVLERVVPEPLRLVVGHPFDPPHLVPLVEVVPGERSSSRSPSCAPPATASTTDPAHPPPTPPQTPPPHRKGCPAHER, encoded by the coding sequence GTGCGAGCCGAGGACGTCGTCCGTGCACCGACGACACCACTGGATGCCTCGGCCTTCCCGGCGGGCGCGTACCGGTTCACGGACCGCGAGTACCTGAACATCACGTACCGGACGGATCCCGAGGTCCTGGAGCGGGTCGTGCCGGAGCCGCTGCGGCTCGTCGTCGGCCACCCCTTCGACCCGCCGCACCTGGTGCCGCTGGTGGAGGTCGTACCGGGCGAGCGAAGCTCAAGCAGATCGCCCTCATGCGCGCCCCCGGCGACAGCTTCGACGACTGATCCGGCCCACCCTCCTCCCACCCCACCGCAGACACCCCCGCCCCACCGCAAAGGCTGTCCCGCTCATGAGCGCTGA
- a CDS encoding class I SAM-dependent methyltransferase gives MTYLSPLGYLLGVEGAALLRGIREGRADRAFVEARIAEIRTLLEVPALAQAEGVTASEGTISAADVYQEWAPHYDAPGNQMIDVEQPVVRRILDGLPVGTALDAACGTGRHTVYLHELGHDVIGVDASPEMLAQARNSLPDVDFHEAELHQLPLPDNAVDTVVCALALTHVPDLAAVLAEFARVLRPGGNLVISDAHLLVSYLRPTLARRPGPDGRPSLLTEYHRPLSTYLAAALPLGFQVRHCEEPRRPRHSLDSDTAPDPLPTYMSWDLLHWCSDASAAALDDSPIVVIWHFQLDNNGKS, from the coding sequence ATGACCTATCTGAGCCCCCTGGGATATCTGCTGGGCGTCGAGGGTGCTGCTCTGCTGCGTGGGATCAGGGAGGGGAGGGCAGACCGGGCGTTCGTCGAGGCCCGGATCGCCGAGATCCGCACGCTGCTGGAGGTGCCCGCCCTTGCGCAGGCCGAGGGAGTCACGGCGAGTGAGGGAACGATCAGCGCAGCCGACGTCTACCAGGAGTGGGCGCCGCACTATGACGCTCCCGGCAACCAGATGATCGACGTCGAGCAGCCCGTTGTCCGGCGCATCCTGGACGGCCTGCCCGTCGGCACGGCGTTGGACGCGGCCTGCGGGACCGGCCGCCACACCGTCTACCTGCATGAACTCGGCCACGACGTGATCGGTGTCGACGCCTCACCCGAAATGCTCGCCCAGGCCCGCAACAGCCTGCCAGATGTGGACTTTCACGAGGCCGAGCTGCACCAGCTGCCGCTTCCCGACAACGCGGTCGACACGGTCGTCTGCGCGCTCGCCCTGACTCACGTCCCCGATCTGGCCGCCGTGCTGGCCGAGTTCGCGCGCGTTCTGCGCCCTGGCGGGAACCTTGTGATCTCGGATGCCCACCTGCTGGTGTCCTACCTCCGGCCGACCCTGGCCCGCCGTCCCGGCCCGGACGGCCGCCCGTCCCTCCTCACCGAGTACCACCGCCCGCTCAGCACCTATCTCGCCGCAGCCCTCCCACTGGGCTTCCAGGTCCGGCACTGCGAGGAACCCCGCCGCCCGCGCCACTCCCTGGACTCCGACACCGCCCCGGACCCACTCCCGACCTACATGTCCTGGGACCTGTTGCACTGGTGCTCGGACGCGTCGGCCGCGGCCTTGGACGATTCCCCGATCGTGGTCATCTGGCACTTCCAACTCGACAACAACGGGAAGAGCTGA
- a CDS encoding DeoR/GlpR family DNA-binding transcription regulator gives MDSNTGEASDARRAAIITALREGVRRVDELADCCGVSPMTIRRDLQFLEEQGAVRRIRGGAVPVDTWTFEHRLGRGAEAKWRIAEKLLPLVPDQGGIGLDGSSTAHHLALALQSRTPRDLTAVTTGLETFHRLSRIPGVRAYSTGGSSDVDTGSLVGPLAQLTLQQFALETCFLSATYLDPALGSTEFTAEEATVKRAMVTVSKRTVLAVDSTKLNRHAVAKCLGLDEVDLLVTELAPDDATLTPYRELVEIL, from the coding sequence ATGGATTCGAACACCGGCGAAGCCAGTGACGCGCGTCGCGCCGCGATCATCACCGCCCTCCGTGAGGGCGTCCGACGCGTCGACGAACTCGCCGACTGCTGCGGGGTCAGCCCGATGACCATCCGCCGCGACCTCCAGTTCCTCGAGGAGCAGGGGGCCGTACGACGGATTCGCGGTGGTGCCGTACCCGTCGACACCTGGACCTTCGAGCACCGACTGGGCCGCGGCGCCGAGGCGAAGTGGCGGATCGCGGAGAAGCTCCTGCCCCTCGTGCCCGACCAAGGCGGCATCGGGCTGGACGGATCATCGACCGCCCACCACCTCGCGCTCGCCCTGCAGAGCCGTACCCCGCGCGACCTCACCGCGGTCACCACCGGACTCGAGACGTTCCACCGCCTCTCCCGGATCCCCGGCGTCCGGGCCTACAGCACGGGCGGGAGCAGCGACGTCGACACCGGCAGCCTGGTCGGCCCGCTGGCCCAACTCACCCTCCAGCAGTTCGCCCTGGAGACCTGCTTCTTGTCGGCGACCTACCTCGACCCGGCACTGGGGTCGACCGAGTTCACCGCGGAGGAGGCCACGGTGAAGCGAGCGATGGTGACAGTGTCCAAACGGACCGTTCTCGCCGTCGACTCCACCAAGCTCAACCGGCACGCCGTCGCCAAGTGCCTCGGGCTGGACGAGGTGGATCTACTGGTCACCGAACTCGCCCCGGACGACGCCACGCTGACGCCGTACAGGGAACTCGTGGAGATCCTTTGA
- a CDS encoding aldehyde dehydrogenase family protein: MPLFARNFRNLLRHLKGWHIHPVARAAVRPATEYVARPPHPSAPDQRGTVNHSTPEQPADVVSRLRATFHSGRTKPVAWRTTQLHRLRELLTTHGQDIAAALHADLGKSSTEAFRTEIDFTVREIDHTLDHLDAWLRPEPAPVPQHLGDDATAWTQYDPLGVVLVIAPWNYPVQLLLTPLLGALAAGNAVVAKPSELAPATSTVLARLLPQYLDTDAVAVVEGAIPETTALLAERFDHIFYTGNGAVGRIVMRAAAEHLTPVALELGGKSPAFVDRGTDLGVVADRLVRGKFLNAGQTCVAPDYVLTDPETARALEPALTRAVEAVFGADPKTSTEFGRIINERHFDRLSALLDSGRTVTGGDSDRTVKYIAPTVLTDVDPKSPVMAEEIFGPILPIVTTTDLGTAIDFINDRDKPLALYVFTDSDTTRQRLAAETSSGGLGFGLPLAHLTVSDLPFGGVGESGMGSYHGRYSIETFSHRKAVLEKPLS; this comes from the coding sequence GTGCCTCTGTTCGCCCGGAATTTCCGGAATTTATTGAGACACTTGAAAGGTTGGCATATACATCCAGTCGCACGTGCGGCTGTACGTCCAGCTACCGAGTACGTCGCGCGGCCGCCCCACCCGTCCGCGCCCGACCAGCGAGGCACCGTGAACCACTCCACCCCCGAACAGCCCGCAGACGTCGTCTCCCGGCTGCGAGCGACCTTCCACTCGGGTCGCACCAAGCCCGTCGCCTGGCGTACGACCCAGCTGCACCGACTGCGCGAGCTGCTCACCACGCACGGCCAGGACATCGCCGCCGCCCTCCACGCGGACCTCGGCAAAAGCTCCACCGAGGCCTTCCGCACGGAGATCGACTTCACCGTGCGCGAGATCGACCACACGCTCGACCACCTCGACGCCTGGCTGCGCCCCGAACCCGCCCCGGTCCCGCAGCACCTCGGCGACGACGCGACGGCCTGGACGCAGTACGACCCTCTCGGCGTCGTCCTGGTCATCGCCCCCTGGAACTATCCGGTGCAGCTCCTGCTCACCCCGCTCCTCGGCGCACTCGCCGCAGGCAACGCGGTGGTCGCCAAGCCCAGCGAACTGGCCCCCGCCACGTCCACGGTTCTTGCCAGGCTGCTGCCGCAGTACCTCGACACCGACGCGGTCGCCGTCGTCGAAGGCGCCATCCCCGAGACCACCGCCCTGCTGGCCGAGCGCTTCGACCACATCTTCTACACCGGCAACGGCGCGGTGGGCCGCATCGTGATGCGCGCCGCCGCGGAACACCTCACCCCCGTAGCCCTCGAACTGGGCGGCAAGTCCCCGGCGTTCGTCGACCGCGGCACCGACCTGGGCGTCGTCGCCGACCGCCTGGTCCGCGGCAAGTTCCTCAACGCCGGGCAGACTTGCGTCGCACCCGACTACGTCCTGACCGACCCCGAGACCGCCCGCGCGCTGGAGCCCGCGCTCACCCGGGCCGTCGAGGCGGTCTTCGGCGCCGATCCGAAGACGTCCACCGAGTTCGGACGGATCATCAACGAGCGGCACTTCGACCGGCTCAGCGCGCTGCTCGACTCGGGCCGTACGGTCACCGGCGGCGACAGCGACCGCACCGTCAAGTACATCGCGCCGACGGTCCTGACCGACGTCGACCCCAAGTCGCCCGTCATGGCGGAGGAGATCTTCGGCCCGATCCTCCCGATCGTCACGACGACGGACCTCGGCACGGCCATCGACTTCATCAACGACCGCGACAAGCCGCTCGCCCTGTACGTCTTCACCGACTCGGACACCACTCGGCAGCGGCTCGCAGCCGAGACCTCGTCCGGCGGCCTGGGCTTCGGTCTGCCGCTCGCCCATCTGACCGTCTCCGACCTCCCGTTCGGCGGGGTCGGCGAGAGCGGCATGGGCAGTTACCACGGCCGCTACTCGATCGAGACGTTCAGCCACCGCAAGGCAGTACTGGAGAAGCCGCTCAGCTGA
- a CDS encoding L-fucose/L-arabinose isomerase family protein, translated as MSFTVQRREFHRPPHPLQRVDGVTPKIGFVSGGLGAYWPQFDGLLDQLKGVSDVIRQRIEALGSRVQDFGFVSDPVEGDAAASAIRSADCDLLVVYVSTYMTSGQILPVLRDCGAPILLVQLQPGRKMDHATFGTGDWLAYAGSAGLPEICVGLERLGKPVRVVAGHLDDERAWRSIERWVAATGVMATLKRARHGMMGHLYPGMFDIATSITSVLSTFGGHAEILELDDLRVRYEAVTEPETERALETIRSCFEITPGIDWDNVRFQARVSAALDTLVRDYDLSTLAYFHFGQPSDIYQKLATGFPIGATLLTSRGIPSVTEYEVRAAIAMYVLNLLGGGGTLTEGQALDFDAGVAEIGHNDAADMAITARKPALRQLDVFHGKGGGGASIEVDVAPGPVTQFSIGELGNGRLRFIASEGTVVDGPHIKIGNTTSRVDFGCDPGVWTEEWAKSGSTHHWGMGVGHLADDIEALADLLGAEFRRVQP; from the coding sequence ATGTCCTTCACCGTGCAACGACGCGAGTTCCATCGGCCGCCGCATCCGCTCCAGCGGGTGGACGGCGTCACACCGAAGATCGGGTTCGTCTCCGGCGGACTGGGCGCCTACTGGCCCCAGTTCGACGGACTGCTCGATCAGCTCAAGGGCGTCTCCGACGTCATCCGGCAGCGCATCGAGGCGCTGGGGTCACGGGTGCAGGACTTCGGTTTCGTCTCCGACCCGGTCGAGGGCGACGCCGCCGCGTCGGCGATCCGCAGCGCCGACTGCGATCTTCTCGTCGTCTACGTCTCCACGTACATGACCTCCGGTCAGATCCTTCCTGTATTGCGGGACTGCGGGGCCCCCATCCTTCTGGTGCAACTGCAGCCGGGCCGGAAGATGGACCACGCCACGTTCGGAACGGGAGACTGGCTGGCCTACGCCGGGTCCGCCGGGCTGCCCGAGATCTGCGTGGGTCTCGAGCGGCTCGGGAAGCCCGTCCGGGTCGTCGCCGGGCATCTGGACGACGAGCGGGCCTGGCGCTCCATCGAGCGCTGGGTGGCCGCGACGGGCGTCATGGCCACACTCAAGCGAGCACGCCACGGGATGATGGGGCATCTGTACCCGGGCATGTTCGACATCGCCACCAGCATCACCTCCGTGCTGTCCACGTTCGGCGGGCACGCCGAGATCCTCGAACTCGACGATCTGCGCGTCCGGTACGAGGCGGTGACCGAGCCCGAAACCGAGCGCGCCCTCGAGACGATCCGGTCGTGCTTCGAGATCACACCGGGCATCGACTGGGACAACGTCCGCTTCCAGGCCAGGGTGTCGGCCGCGCTGGACACCCTGGTGCGGGACTACGACCTGTCGACCCTGGCCTACTTCCACTTCGGGCAGCCGAGCGACATCTACCAGAAGCTCGCCACCGGCTTCCCGATCGGCGCAACTCTGCTGACCTCACGCGGGATCCCTTCGGTCACCGAGTACGAGGTGCGCGCCGCGATCGCGATGTACGTGCTCAACCTGCTGGGCGGCGGTGGCACCCTCACCGAGGGACAGGCGCTGGACTTTGACGCCGGAGTCGCCGAGATCGGCCACAACGACGCCGCCGACATGGCGATCACCGCACGGAAGCCGGCCCTGCGTCAGCTGGACGTCTTCCACGGCAAGGGCGGCGGCGGCGCCTCCATCGAGGTCGACGTGGCACCCGGCCCCGTCACCCAGTTCTCCATCGGTGAACTGGGCAACGGGCGGCTGCGGTTCATCGCCTCGGAAGGCACCGTCGTCGACGGCCCGCACATCAAGATCGGAAACACGACCTCGCGGGTGGACTTCGGTTGCGACCCCGGAGTGTGGACAGAGGAATGGGCCAAGTCGGGCTCGACACACCACTGGGGCATGGGCGTCGGACATCTGGCCGACGACATCGAGGCACTCGCCGACCTGCTCGGCGCCGAGTTCCGCAGGGTGCAGCCGTGA
- a CDS encoding CoA transferase produces MSAEELTGRIKKAIANPIAHEDDFDIHQALREVLSPAGLRPEDSGGEITFIGSDPIVPSIMRLGAVPALGMTAKSVALAALWRRRGGEGQDITMDLRKAPHRLCPFYDKKWELLNGYPGGAPSDPVNPLGFGFYQARDSRWVMPLNPYPKIKNAVYKLLRTWPEKEAVADAVSQWNAADLAQAGQEAGVVMPMLLTTEEFLKEPAYEHIAQDPLVKIEKIGDSAPEPLSSAADQPLSGVRALGMGHVIAGAGVGRDLAQHGADVLNIWRPNELEHDSTYNTANVGVRSTTLDPYGPEGRAKIRELLRDADLFYANRRPGYLEQIGLSAEEAAAVRPGIIHVSISLAGETGPWAHRVGFDQTAGALSGIMLMEGADGIAAGPTSTPALPYINVVNDYVLSWLATTGALAALMRRATEGGSYRVTLNLTRIASWILSLGVFDRDYAHEVALSPDLESPHAYLDPDTFTAQTPCGHYQGVTDQVVMSRTPGRFRDVLLPRGSSAPVWLPRPS; encoded by the coding sequence ATGAGCGCTGAAGAACTCACCGGCCGCATCAAGAAGGCCATCGCCAACCCGATCGCCCACGAGGACGACTTCGACATCCACCAGGCCCTGCGCGAGGTACTCTCCCCGGCCGGCCTCCGCCCCGAGGACAGCGGCGGAGAGATCACCTTCATCGGCAGCGACCCGATCGTCCCGAGCATCATGCGCCTGGGAGCCGTCCCCGCCCTGGGCATGACCGCCAAGTCCGTTGCCCTGGCGGCACTGTGGCGCCGGCGCGGCGGCGAGGGCCAGGACATCACGATGGACCTGCGCAAGGCCCCGCACCGGCTGTGCCCCTTCTACGACAAGAAGTGGGAGCTGCTCAACGGTTACCCCGGCGGCGCGCCGTCGGACCCGGTCAACCCTCTCGGCTTCGGCTTCTACCAGGCACGCGACAGCCGCTGGGTCATGCCGCTCAACCCCTACCCGAAGATCAAGAACGCGGTCTACAAGCTGCTGCGCACCTGGCCCGAGAAGGAGGCCGTCGCGGACGCCGTCTCCCAGTGGAACGCCGCCGATCTGGCGCAGGCAGGACAGGAGGCCGGCGTGGTCATGCCGATGCTGCTCACCACCGAGGAGTTCCTCAAGGAACCGGCGTACGAGCACATCGCCCAGGATCCGCTGGTCAAGATCGAGAAGATCGGCGACAGCGCGCCCGAACCCCTGTCCAGCGCCGCCGACCAGCCGCTCTCAGGTGTACGCGCTCTGGGCATGGGCCACGTCATCGCGGGCGCGGGGGTGGGCAGGGACCTGGCCCAGCACGGCGCCGACGTGCTGAACATCTGGCGCCCCAACGAGCTGGAGCACGACTCCACGTACAACACCGCCAACGTCGGCGTACGCTCCACCACCCTCGACCCCTACGGTCCTGAGGGACGGGCGAAGATCCGCGAACTGCTGCGCGACGCCGATCTCTTCTACGCCAACCGCCGCCCCGGCTACCTGGAGCAGATCGGCCTGAGCGCCGAGGAAGCCGCGGCCGTCCGGCCCGGCATCATCCACGTGAGCATCTCGCTCGCCGGCGAGACCGGCCCGTGGGCCCACCGCGTGGGCTTCGACCAGACCGCCGGGGCGCTCAGCGGCATCATGCTGATGGAGGGCGCGGACGGCATCGCGGCCGGGCCGACCAGCACTCCGGCGCTGCCGTACATCAACGTCGTCAACGACTACGTGCTCTCCTGGCTGGCCACCACCGGCGCGCTCGCCGCACTGATGCGCCGTGCCACCGAAGGCGGTAGCTACCGCGTCACCCTCAACCTCACCCGCATCGCCAGCTGGATCCTCAGCCTCGGCGTCTTCGACCGCGACTACGCCCACGAGGTCGCCCTCAGCCCCGACCTCGAATCGCCGCACGCCTACCTCGACCCGGACACCTTCACCGCCCAGACCCCCTGCGGCCACTACCAGGGCGTCACCGACCAGGTCGTCATGTCCAGGACTCCCGGCCGCTTCCGTGACGTCCTGCTTCCGCGCGGCAGCAGCGCTCCTGTCTGGCTCCCTCGCCCCAGCTGA
- a CDS encoding ATP-binding protein, whose protein sequence is MNDKPPLPRRVGSRPVTVCQWTDRTADAAALARSALRQMLVPLHFGEEQVDDVVLAVSELVANATEHAPGPYVLRLRRTGTEYVCEVEDTDPHAPKVPGFPAAVPFEPGADARGGGLDALLAVLGERGRGLHIVDELTCGAWGFTVREGVKVAWMAFPCPAPRIRWGCPRGEVRDGGSLRGDDPA, encoded by the coding sequence ATGAACGACAAGCCGCCGCTGCCGCGCCGCGTGGGGAGCCGACCGGTGACCGTATGCCAGTGGACCGACCGCACCGCCGACGCCGCCGCGCTTGCCCGGAGCGCGCTGCGGCAGATGCTGGTGCCGCTGCACTTCGGTGAGGAGCAGGTCGACGATGTCGTGCTCGCCGTCTCCGAACTCGTCGCCAACGCCACCGAACACGCGCCGGGCCCTTACGTGTTGCGGCTGCGCCGCACCGGAACCGAGTACGTCTGCGAGGTCGAGGACACCGACCCGCACGCCCCGAAGGTGCCGGGCTTTCCCGCTGCCGTGCCTTTCGAGCCCGGGGCCGACGCGCGGGGCGGTGGTCTCGATGCGCTGCTGGCGGTGCTCGGCGAACGCGGGCGAGGACTGCACATCGTCGATGAACTGACCTGCGGGGCCTGGGGCTTCACCGTGCGGGAAGGGGTGAAGGTGGCGTGGATGGCTTTCCCCTGCCCGGCGCCGCGCATCCGGTGGGGATGTCCGCGGGGCGAGGTGCGTGACGGGGGTTCGTTGCGGGGTGACGATCCGGCGTGA
- a CDS encoding L-fucose/L-arabinose isomerase family protein: MNTDHLVRGGAALERITHRKTRIGLVAGGLGAYWPQFPGLLDELQRCASVVRDRFSGWDCEVIDAGFVSDPQDAAAAAEKLRKADCDLVVVYLTTYLTSSMVLPIAQRAHAPVLLIDMQPTEAMDHASFDTGKWLAYCGQCPLPEVANVFRRSGVPFRSVSGHLNDTNAWNRIERWIRAADVRGTLRHARHGLMGHLYPGMLDVSTDLTLVSSQFGSHVEVLEVDDLRVRVAEVEKEQVDERVELARQVFTFAESVNEEDLRWGAQVSVGLDRLVEDFQLDTLAYYHRGLGGELHERLGAGMILGASLLTARGIPVAGEYELRTSLAMLIADRIGAGGSFTELQALNFTDGVVEMGHDGPAHLAISAADPLLRGLGVYHGKRGWGVSVEFDVKHGAVTTFGIGQEADGTYTVIVSEGEVVPGPLLEIGNTTSRVDFGCDPGEWTDAWSASGIGHHWSLAVGHRARDLKAVADLLGLPFTHVRV; the protein is encoded by the coding sequence GTGAACACTGACCATCTCGTCCGGGGCGGCGCAGCTCTTGAGCGCATCACCCACCGGAAGACCCGCATCGGCCTCGTCGCCGGTGGGCTCGGCGCCTACTGGCCACAGTTCCCTGGTCTGCTGGACGAGCTGCAACGTTGCGCGAGTGTCGTTCGCGACCGCTTCTCCGGCTGGGACTGTGAGGTCATCGACGCCGGATTCGTCTCCGACCCGCAGGACGCGGCGGCCGCTGCGGAGAAGCTGCGCAAGGCGGACTGCGACCTCGTCGTGGTGTACCTGACCACTTACCTGACGTCGTCGATGGTGCTTCCCATCGCGCAGCGGGCGCACGCTCCCGTGCTGCTGATCGACATGCAGCCGACCGAGGCCATGGACCATGCCTCTTTCGACACCGGCAAGTGGCTCGCGTACTGCGGCCAGTGCCCGCTGCCGGAGGTCGCCAACGTCTTCCGGCGTTCCGGCGTGCCCTTCCGCTCGGTCTCCGGCCACTTGAACGACACCAATGCCTGGAACCGCATCGAGCGCTGGATCCGCGCCGCGGATGTGCGCGGCACGCTCAGGCACGCCCGGCACGGCCTCATGGGCCACCTGTACCCGGGCATGCTCGATGTCTCCACCGACCTGACACTCGTGTCGAGCCAGTTCGGTTCGCACGTCGAGGTGTTGGAAGTCGACGACCTGCGTGTGCGGGTCGCAGAGGTGGAGAAGGAGCAGGTCGACGAGCGGGTCGAACTCGCGCGGCAGGTGTTCACCTTCGCCGAGTCGGTCAACGAGGAGGACTTGCGCTGGGGTGCCCAGGTCTCGGTCGGCCTGGACCGTCTGGTCGAGGACTTCCAGCTGGACACCCTCGCCTACTACCACCGAGGCCTCGGCGGTGAGCTCCACGAGCGGCTGGGAGCCGGCATGATCCTGGGTGCCTCGCTCCTCACCGCGCGCGGAATCCCGGTGGCCGGCGAGTACGAGCTGCGTACGAGCCTCGCCATGCTGATCGCCGACCGGATCGGTGCGGGGGGCTCGTTCACCGAGCTGCAAGCCCTCAACTTCACTGACGGAGTCGTCGAGATGGGCCACGACGGTCCCGCACATCTGGCGATCAGCGCCGCCGATCCCCTGCTGCGCGGGCTCGGTGTCTACCACGGCAAGCGTGGCTGGGGTGTCAGCGTCGAGTTCGACGTCAAGCACGGAGCGGTCACCACGTTCGGCATCGGCCAGGAGGCCGACGGTACCTACACCGTGATCGTGTCCGAGGGCGAGGTCGTTCCCGGTCCGCTCCTCGAGATCGGCAACACCACCTCACGCGTGGACTTCGGGTGCGACCCGGGCGAGTGGACCGATGCCTGGAGCGCCTCCGGGATCGGCCACCACTGGTCGCTCGCCGTCGGGCACCGCGCGCGTGACCTCAAGGCCGTCGCCGACCTGCTCGGCCTCCCGTTCACCCACGTTCGAGTCTGA